In Amycolatopsis methanolica 239, a single genomic region encodes these proteins:
- a CDS encoding serine hydrolase domain-containing protein — translation MATELKVDTDPAEVGFDARRLDRIEGHFGRYVDDGRLPGWLAVVSRRGKIAYVARRGHRDVEAGLPVEMDTRWRIFSMTKPITSVAVMVLYEEGAFELTDPIARWLPEFAEPRVFVKGSALKPVTEPATEPIRVWHLLTHTAGLTYGFHHAHPVDAIYRANGFEWGTPPGADLAECTRRWAELPLVFQPGAEWNYSVATDVLGRLVEVVSGQPLDEFFARRIFEPLGMGNTGFATDSTDKFAALYVPDPGTGKAVRNEAFGRSGLEKPACLSGGGGLVSTAADYHRFTQFLLNRGELDGVRLLGPRTVDLMTSNHLPGGVDLEAYGRPLFAEMPFHGFGFGLGFSVLTDPVKAKTLSSEGEFAWGGAASTAFWVDPAAEITALFFTQLLPSSTHPIRQYLRQLVYQAVVD, via the coding sequence ATGGCGACGGAGCTGAAGGTGGACACCGACCCCGCCGAGGTGGGGTTCGACGCGCGGCGGCTGGACCGGATCGAAGGGCATTTCGGCCGGTACGTGGACGACGGCCGGCTACCCGGCTGGCTCGCCGTGGTCAGCAGGCGAGGCAAGATCGCCTACGTCGCGCGGCGGGGCCACCGGGACGTCGAGGCGGGCCTTCCGGTCGAAATGGACACGCGCTGGCGCATCTTCTCGATGACCAAGCCGATCACGTCCGTCGCCGTGATGGTGCTCTACGAGGAGGGCGCCTTCGAGCTCACCGACCCGATCGCCCGCTGGCTGCCGGAGTTCGCCGAGCCGCGGGTGTTCGTCAAGGGCTCCGCGCTCAAACCGGTCACCGAACCGGCCACCGAGCCGATCCGCGTGTGGCACCTGCTCACCCACACCGCCGGGCTCACCTACGGCTTCCACCACGCCCACCCGGTCGACGCGATCTACCGCGCCAACGGCTTCGAGTGGGGGACCCCGCCGGGCGCCGACCTCGCCGAGTGCACGCGGCGGTGGGCGGAGCTGCCGCTGGTCTTCCAGCCCGGCGCGGAGTGGAACTACTCGGTCGCCACGGACGTCCTCGGCCGGCTCGTGGAGGTGGTGTCCGGGCAGCCGCTGGACGAGTTCTTCGCTCGGCGGATCTTCGAGCCGCTGGGCATGGGCAACACGGGTTTCGCCACTGATTCCACGGACAAGTTCGCCGCGCTGTACGTGCCGGATCCCGGTACCGGCAAGGCCGTCCGCAACGAAGCCTTCGGGCGGTCCGGGCTCGAGAAGCCCGCCTGCCTGTCCGGCGGTGGCGGGCTCGTGTCCACGGCCGCGGACTACCACCGGTTCACCCAGTTCCTGCTGAACCGCGGCGAACTCGACGGGGTCCGGCTGCTCGGCCCGCGCACCGTCGACCTGATGACGAGCAACCACCTGCCGGGCGGCGTGGACCTGGAGGCATACGGACGTCCGCTGTTCGCCGAAATGCCCTTCCACGGCTTCGGTTTCGGGCTCGGCTTCTCCGTCCTGACCGACCCGGTGAAGGCGAAAACCCTGTCCAGCGAGGGCGAGTTCGCCTGGGGCGGCGCGGCGAGCACCGCGTTCTGGGTCGATCCCGCCGCGGAGATCACAGCGTTGTTCTTCACGCAGCTGCTGCCGTCCAGCACCCACCCGATCCGGCAGTACCTGCGGCAGCTGGTGTATCAGGCGGTCGTCGACTGA
- the hydA gene encoding dihydropyrimidinase: MRTLIKGGTVLSTTGASRADVLVEGETIAAVAAPGLFETADEVIDATGKYVLPGGIDAHTHMEMPFGGTFSHDTFETGTTAAAWGGTTTIIDFAVQPKGSTLQPTLDKWHEKADGNCAVDYGFHMILSDVNDTTLKEMQACIDAGVSSFKMFMAYPGVFYSTDGEILRAMQQARQTGATIMMHAENGIAIDELVAQALAEGKGDPVQHGLTRPPELEGEATSRAIRLAQVTGAPLYIVHLSASQALAAVAEARNTGQNVFAETCPQYLYLSIEDLAKPDFEGAKYVASPPLREKWHQGDLWRGLRTNDLSVVSTDHCPFCFKDQKELGRGDFSKIPNGMPGVEHRMDLLHQGVVAGEISLGRWVEACSTTPARMFGLYPRKGVIAPGSDADIVVYDPAAKQTLSAETHHMNVDYSAYEGFEITGKVETVLSRGRVIVSPSGFTGSAGHGKFLSRDLCQYLN, from the coding sequence ATGCGCACGCTGATCAAGGGCGGCACCGTGCTGTCCACCACCGGGGCGAGCCGCGCGGACGTGCTCGTCGAGGGCGAGACGATCGCCGCGGTCGCCGCGCCGGGGCTGTTCGAGACCGCAGACGAGGTGATCGACGCGACCGGGAAGTACGTGCTGCCCGGCGGGATCGACGCCCACACCCACATGGAGATGCCGTTCGGCGGCACGTTCTCGCACGACACCTTCGAGACCGGCACCACCGCGGCCGCGTGGGGCGGCACCACCACGATCATCGATTTCGCGGTGCAGCCCAAGGGTTCCACACTGCAGCCGACGCTGGACAAGTGGCACGAGAAGGCCGACGGCAACTGCGCCGTCGACTACGGGTTCCACATGATCCTGTCCGACGTCAACGACACCACGCTGAAGGAGATGCAGGCCTGCATCGACGCCGGGGTGTCCAGCTTCAAGATGTTCATGGCCTACCCGGGCGTGTTCTACTCCACCGACGGCGAGATCCTGCGCGCGATGCAGCAGGCGAGGCAGACCGGCGCCACGATCATGATGCACGCGGAGAACGGCATCGCGATCGACGAGCTGGTCGCGCAGGCGCTCGCCGAAGGCAAGGGCGATCCGGTGCAGCACGGGCTGACCCGGCCGCCGGAGCTGGAGGGCGAGGCGACGTCGCGGGCGATCCGGCTCGCGCAGGTGACCGGCGCGCCGCTCTACATCGTGCACCTGTCGGCGTCGCAAGCGCTTGCGGCCGTCGCGGAAGCGCGGAACACGGGGCAGAACGTGTTCGCCGAGACCTGCCCGCAGTACCTCTACCTGTCCATCGAGGACCTGGCCAAGCCGGACTTCGAGGGCGCGAAGTACGTCGCGTCCCCGCCGCTGCGGGAGAAGTGGCACCAGGGCGACCTGTGGCGCGGGCTGCGCACGAACGACCTGAGCGTGGTGTCGACCGACCACTGCCCGTTCTGCTTCAAAGACCAGAAGGAGCTCGGCCGCGGGGACTTTTCGAAGATCCCCAACGGGATGCCGGGTGTCGAGCACCGGATGGACCTGCTGCACCAGGGCGTGGTGGCAGGCGAGATCTCGCTGGGCCGCTGGGTCGAGGCGTGCTCGACCACCCCGGCGCGGATGTTCGGCCTGTACCCGCGCAAGGGCGTGATCGCGCCCGGCTCGGACGCCGACATCGTGGTCTACGACCCGGCGGCGAAGCAGACGTTGTCCGCCGAGACGCACCACATGAACGTGGATTACTCGGCGTACGAGGGCTTCGAGATCACCGGGAAGGTCGAGACCGTGCTCTCGCGTGGCCGCGTGATCGTGTCGCCGTCCGGGTTCACCGGCAGCGCCGGGCACGGGAAGTTCCTGTCCCGCGACCTGTGCCAGTACCTGAACTAG
- a CDS encoding NCS1 family nucleobase:cation symporter-1, whose translation MEPTSQLTRPDGRVDLSDTAPIRGSRFFNDELAPVPVEKRTWSTYNYFALWMGMAHNIPSYALAASLIALGMNWLQALITITLGNLIVLVPMLLNSHAGTKYGIPFPVFARAFYGVRGANLAALLRAFIACGWFGIQTWVGGEAIYILVGKLTGSGWRNAAELGGQPWTLWLSFGVFWVVQMLIIWRGMEAVRRFENWTAPLVSVGFLILLAYVLIKAGGLGPILSEPAKLGWGAGFWKIFAPSLMAMIAFWSTLSLNMPDFTRFGGSQRKQARGQVLGLPTTMTFIAIVAILTTSGGQVLYGEAIWDPAQLADRFSSPALVVVALIALVLATISANLAANVVSPSYDFSNAFPKRITFAVGGLITGVIGVVIMPWELYSDPDIYIFAWLGFYGGVLGAVAGVLVAGYWVVKRTNLDLAGLYAEGGRYWFRAGWNWRALVATAVGGVLAVGGAYTAPGSQGPFPADGLIPFLKPVYDYSWVAGLAGAFVVYLALSWAHRQPKEETREQSGPSRVGTAAVDG comes from the coding sequence ATGGAACCCACCTCGCAGCTCACGCGACCGGACGGCCGGGTGGATCTCAGCGACACCGCGCCGATCCGGGGTAGCCGGTTCTTCAACGACGAGCTGGCTCCGGTGCCCGTCGAAAAGCGCACCTGGAGCACCTACAACTATTTCGCCCTGTGGATGGGAATGGCGCACAACATTCCCAGCTACGCGCTCGCCGCGTCGTTGATCGCGCTGGGGATGAACTGGCTCCAGGCGCTCATCACGATCACCCTGGGCAATCTGATCGTGCTCGTTCCCATGTTGCTCAACAGCCACGCCGGCACCAAGTACGGAATCCCGTTCCCGGTGTTCGCGCGTGCCTTCTACGGCGTCCGGGGCGCGAACCTGGCCGCGCTGCTGCGGGCGTTCATCGCGTGCGGATGGTTCGGCATCCAGACGTGGGTCGGCGGCGAGGCGATCTACATCCTGGTCGGCAAGCTGACCGGGTCCGGGTGGCGCAACGCGGCCGAGCTGGGCGGACAGCCGTGGACGCTGTGGCTGTCGTTCGGCGTCTTCTGGGTGGTCCAGATGCTGATCATCTGGCGCGGCATGGAGGCCGTGCGGCGGTTCGAGAACTGGACCGCGCCGCTGGTGTCGGTCGGGTTCCTAATCCTGCTCGCCTACGTGCTCATCAAGGCGGGCGGCCTCGGCCCGATCCTGTCCGAGCCAGCGAAGCTCGGCTGGGGCGCCGGCTTCTGGAAGATCTTCGCGCCGTCGCTGATGGCGATGATCGCGTTCTGGTCGACGCTGTCGCTGAACATGCCGGACTTCACCCGCTTCGGCGGCAGCCAGCGCAAGCAGGCCCGCGGCCAGGTGCTCGGCCTGCCGACCACGATGACGTTCATCGCGATCGTGGCGATCCTGACCACCTCCGGCGGCCAGGTGCTCTACGGCGAGGCGATCTGGGACCCGGCGCAGCTGGCCGACCGGTTCTCCAGCCCGGCGCTGGTGGTGGTCGCGCTGATCGCGCTGGTGCTCGCCACGATCTCGGCGAACCTCGCGGCGAACGTGGTCAGCCCCTCCTACGACTTCTCCAACGCCTTCCCCAAGCGGATCACCTTCGCCGTCGGCGGCCTGATCACCGGCGTGATCGGCGTGGTGATCATGCCGTGGGAACTCTACTCCGACCCGGACATCTACATCTTCGCCTGGCTGGGCTTCTACGGCGGCGTCCTCGGCGCGGTCGCCGGGGTGCTGGTGGCCGGGTACTGGGTCGTCAAGCGCACCAACCTGGACCTGGCCGGGCTCTACGCCGAGGGCGGGCGGTACTGGTTCCGCGCGGGCTGGAACTGGCGCGCGCTGGTGGCCACGGCCGTGGGCGGGGTGCTCGCCGTCGGCGGCGCCTACACCGCGCCGGGTTCGCAGGGGCCGTTCCCCGCCGACGGGCTGATCCCGTTCCTCAAGCCCGTCTACGACTACAGCTGGGTGGCCGGCCTGGCCGGCGCCTTCGTCGTCTACCTCGCGCTGTCCTGGGCGCACCGTCAACCGAAGGAGGAAACCCGTGAGCAATCTGGTCCGAGCCGCGTTGGTACAGCAGCGGTGGACGGGTGA
- a CDS encoding TIGR03842 family LLM class F420-dependent oxidoreductase, with product MDFGVVLQTDPPAREVIRLMKAAEDCGFGYGWTFDSVVLWQEPFVIYSQILAATSAMTVGPMVTSPGTRDWSVLASLFATLNDMFGNRTVCGIGRGDSAHRVIGKRPSTLATVRDAMHAIKELAEGREVVLGDTPARIPWVRGGRLEMWMAGYGPKALQLAGEHADGFILQCADPAIAEWTIGSVREAARAAGRDPAGITMCVAAPAYVGDDLPHQRDQLRWFGGMVGNHVADLVARYGESGPVPHELTDYIRERQGYDYAHHGKAGNPSTDFVPDEIVDRFCLTGPAGAHVARLQELAALGVDQFAVYLMHDQREQTLHAYGEQIIGKLG from the coding sequence ATGGACTTCGGTGTGGTGCTGCAGACGGATCCGCCCGCGCGCGAGGTGATCCGGCTGATGAAGGCGGCGGAGGACTGCGGGTTCGGCTACGGCTGGACGTTCGACTCCGTGGTGCTGTGGCAGGAGCCGTTCGTCATCTACTCGCAGATCCTGGCCGCCACCTCGGCGATGACGGTCGGGCCGATGGTCACCAGCCCGGGCACCCGGGACTGGTCGGTGCTCGCGTCGTTGTTCGCCACGCTCAACGACATGTTCGGCAACCGCACGGTGTGCGGGATCGGGCGCGGCGACTCGGCGCACCGGGTGATCGGCAAGCGACCGTCCACATTGGCCACGGTCCGGGACGCGATGCACGCGATCAAGGAGCTGGCCGAGGGCAGGGAGGTGGTGCTCGGCGACACCCCGGCGCGCATCCCGTGGGTGCGCGGCGGGCGGCTGGAGATGTGGATGGCCGGGTACGGGCCGAAGGCGCTGCAGCTGGCGGGCGAGCACGCGGACGGGTTCATCCTCCAGTGCGCCGACCCGGCGATCGCGGAGTGGACCATCGGCTCGGTCCGCGAGGCGGCCCGCGCGGCGGGACGGGACCCGGCCGGCATCACGATGTGCGTCGCGGCGCCCGCCTACGTCGGTGACGACCTGCCGCACCAGCGCGACCAGCTGCGCTGGTTCGGCGGGATGGTCGGCAACCACGTCGCGGATCTGGTCGCCCGCTACGGCGAGTCCGGCCCGGTGCCGCACGAGCTGACCGACTACATCCGCGAGCGGCAGGGCTACGACTACGCCCACCACGGCAAGGCGGGCAACCCGTCGACCGACTTCGTCCCGGACGAGATCGTCGACCGGTTCTGCCTGACCGGCCCCGCGGGGGCGCACGTGGCGCGGCTGCAGGAACTGGCCGCCCTGGGGGTCGACCAGTTCGCCGTGTACCTGATGCACGACCAGCGCGAACAGACGCTGCACGCGTACGGCGAGCAGATCATCGGCAAGCTGGGATGA
- a CDS encoding SSI family serine proteinase inhibitor, whose product MPFSALLPAAASVLALAAPPAQTPAASLMLSLQDGAGRVVTVSLDCHPAGGSHPGKTKACATLTTVDGDIERIPGEATVCPMIYSPTTATAKGHWRGKPVVYTHTFGNKCAAAAESGGVFEF is encoded by the coding sequence ATGCCTTTTTCCGCCCTACTCCCCGCCGCGGCGTCGGTGCTGGCCCTGGCCGCCCCGCCCGCCCAGACCCCCGCGGCCAGCCTGATGCTCTCCCTGCAGGACGGCGCGGGCCGGGTCGTCACCGTGAGCCTGGACTGCCACCCGGCGGGCGGCAGCCACCCCGGCAAGACCAAGGCCTGCGCCACGCTGACCACTGTGGACGGCGACATCGAGCGCATCCCCGGCGAGGCGACGGTGTGCCCGATGATCTACAGCCCGACCACGGCCACCGCGAAGGGCCACTGGCGCGGCAAGCCGGTGGTGTACACCCACACCTTCGGGAACAAGTGCGCCGCGGCCGCCGAGTCCGGCGGGGTCTTCGAATTCTGA
- a CDS encoding TetR/AcrR family transcriptional regulator, producing MSTHRSDALRNRETILRVADEAFAEGVDVVPLEEIARRARLGRATVYRHFPDRRALGLAVAAQQLRALCRMVKHQEAAPRPFRELLAMVLAMQVSRRPLVRLFRELPVRYQQQKTNALITILTPAFRRAQVDGQLRADVQPTVLLLVFEMVEAAITAGSAAVHQDDAVRRVVNVVLDGFFAVAPAR from the coding sequence TTGAGCACGCACCGCAGCGACGCCCTGCGCAACCGCGAGACGATCCTGCGCGTGGCCGACGAGGCGTTCGCGGAGGGTGTGGACGTCGTCCCGCTGGAGGAGATCGCCCGCCGGGCGCGCCTCGGCCGCGCGACGGTCTACCGGCACTTCCCCGACCGCCGCGCGCTCGGCTTGGCGGTGGCGGCGCAACAACTGCGGGCGCTGTGCCGGATGGTGAAGCACCAGGAGGCCGCGCCCCGCCCGTTCCGGGAACTGCTGGCGATGGTGCTGGCCATGCAGGTCTCCCGGCGGCCGCTGGTCCGCCTGTTCCGGGAGTTGCCGGTGCGCTACCAGCAGCAGAAGACGAACGCGCTGATCACGATCCTGACCCCGGCTTTCCGCCGCGCGCAGGTTGATGGGCAGTTGCGCGCGGATGTGCAGCCGACGGTTCTGTTGCTGGTGTTCGAAATGGTGGAAGCGGCGATCACGGCGGGATCTGCCGCGGTGCACCAGGACGACGCCGTGCGGCGGGTGGTGAATGTCGTGCTGGACGGGTTCTTCGCGGTGGCGCCGGCGCGGTGA
- a CDS encoding helix-turn-helix domain-containing protein, producing the protein MRELAGRLAALDPEAGAAVRVIAYFDRLVDGHAGLEALVRGAATLAGCAARLEAPGRRIRVSADGRRSDLDTPVDPAWPGVDGLWLERPGPPSAVDAMVLERADAAIRLVLERDRVPEPVEVVLDGTASPQAREKAARRLGLGATARAIAYADGTAGVMITPPAGARAGIGPAVPVLDLPSSLAAARTAVRFTAEGTPDDPGPRVVRADELGGLVVLAEAVRPGSEPVPDVRALERAAASAPWMLATLDAVATSSSLRAAAAALTVHHSTLQDRLAHAETLLGWSVHDPSGRLRLQVALALRRLHRQSTTA; encoded by the coding sequence GTGAGAGAGCTGGCAGGGCGGCTGGCCGCGCTCGACCCGGAGGCGGGCGCCGCGGTCAGGGTGATCGCATACTTCGACCGCCTCGTCGACGGGCACGCCGGGCTGGAGGCGCTGGTCCGCGGCGCGGCCACCCTCGCCGGCTGCGCCGCGCGGCTGGAGGCGCCCGGCAGGCGGATCAGGGTCTCGGCCGACGGTCGGCGATCGGACCTGGACACTCCGGTCGATCCCGCTTGGCCAGGTGTGGACGGGCTGTGGCTGGAGCGGCCGGGCCCGCCCTCCGCGGTGGATGCGATGGTCCTGGAACGCGCCGACGCCGCGATCCGGCTCGTGCTGGAGCGGGACCGGGTGCCGGAGCCCGTCGAGGTCGTGCTGGACGGCACCGCGTCCCCGCAGGCCAGGGAGAAGGCGGCGCGGCGGCTGGGCCTAGGGGCGACAGCGCGTGCCATCGCCTACGCCGACGGCACGGCCGGGGTGATGATCACTCCGCCGGCCGGGGCACGCGCGGGCATCGGCCCCGCGGTGCCCGTGCTGGACCTGCCGTCGTCGCTGGCCGCGGCCCGGACGGCGGTGCGATTCACCGCCGAAGGCACCCCGGACGACCCGGGTCCGCGGGTGGTCCGCGCGGACGAGCTGGGCGGGCTGGTGGTGCTCGCCGAGGCCGTACGGCCGGGCAGCGAACCGGTTCCGGACGTGCGTGCCCTTGAGCGCGCGGCCGCGTCGGCACCGTGGATGCTCGCGACGCTCGACGCCGTGGCCACCAGCTCCAGCCTGCGCGCGGCGGCCGCCGCGCTCACCGTGCACCACTCGACGCTGCAGGACCGGCTGGCCCACGCGGAAACCCTGCTGGGCTGGTCGGTGCACGACCCGTCCGGCCGCCTGCGCCTGCAGGTCGCACTGGCGCTACGGCGGCTGCACCGTCAGTCGACGACCGCCTGA
- a CDS encoding nitrilase-related carbon-nitrogen hydrolase: MSNLVRAALVQQRWTGDKDSMIAGAADAIGTAASQGAQVVCLQELFYGPYFCQVQDADYYSYTEGIPDGPTTKLLQEVAERHGIVIVAPMYEEEQAGVYYNTAAVIDADGKYLGKYRKNHIPQVKGFWEKFYFRPGNTGYPVFDTAVGRIGVYICYDRHFPEGWRALGLAGAKIVFNPSATSRGLSQYLWRLEQPAAAVANEYYVGAINRVGVEPLGDNDFYGQTYFVDPRGELVGEAASDTEDEVVVRDLDMDKLGEVRDLWQFYRDRRPDSYDSIVAP, translated from the coding sequence GTGAGCAATCTGGTCCGAGCCGCGTTGGTACAGCAGCGGTGGACGGGTGACAAGGACTCGATGATCGCCGGCGCGGCCGACGCGATCGGCACCGCCGCCTCGCAGGGCGCGCAGGTCGTGTGCCTGCAGGAGCTGTTCTACGGACCGTACTTCTGCCAGGTGCAGGACGCCGACTACTACTCCTACACCGAGGGCATCCCGGACGGCCCGACGACGAAGCTGCTGCAGGAGGTCGCCGAGCGGCACGGCATCGTGATCGTGGCGCCGATGTACGAGGAGGAGCAGGCCGGCGTCTACTACAACACCGCGGCGGTGATCGACGCCGACGGCAAGTACCTGGGCAAGTACCGGAAGAACCACATCCCGCAGGTCAAGGGCTTCTGGGAGAAGTTCTACTTCCGGCCGGGCAACACCGGCTACCCGGTGTTCGACACCGCGGTCGGCCGCATCGGCGTCTACATCTGCTACGACCGGCACTTCCCGGAGGGCTGGCGCGCGCTGGGCCTGGCCGGGGCGAAGATCGTGTTCAACCCGTCGGCGACCAGCCGCGGCCTGTCGCAGTACCTGTGGCGGCTGGAACAGCCCGCCGCGGCGGTGGCGAACGAGTACTACGTCGGCGCGATCAACCGGGTCGGCGTGGAACCGCTGGGCGACAACGACTTCTACGGCCAGACCTACTTCGTCGACCCGCGCGGCGAGCTGGTCGGCGAGGCCGCCTCCGACACCGAGGACGAGGTCGTGGTGCGGGACCTGGACATGGACAAGCTGGGTGAGGTCCGGGACCTGTGGCAGTTCTACCGCGACCGCCGCCCGGACTCCTACGACTCGATCGTGGCGCCCTGA
- a CDS encoding PucR family transcriptional regulator has protein sequence MYPTVADVLALPVLRHGRPKVVAGGQKLDTRVRWVHVAEVADIGHLLKGGELVLTTGIALPDDAAQLAKYVDGLAEAGVAGLVVELVRHWSDALPRALVDAAARHELPLITLSRETRYVAVTEAVNGLIVDAQVAELRAAEHVHQVFTQLTVAGAEPAEVLREVARMTESPVVLETLAHEVLAYDSAGTDPAELLTGWPSRSRTVHLGERTGYHADAGWLVTVVGARGHDWGRLVVVCDEPPPDRHVVVAERAASALAVHRLVAREADSLERQAHRAVLAELMTSPAPSTELLARASALGAVLSGRLVGVAVRPRMTASQRQAASAPTVLRDLAETVSLATRRAKVSALVAVVDDVSVRALLSLSPQANVDAVLRRLSAELRARPTSVPAVLAVGTVVDSAADARRSLVEAAHVAAAALRSDTDREVHRLQDVRLRGLLHLLADDERVRAFAERELGPLLSRDAASGTRLVQALRHYCEHGGNKSAAAAAAHTSRTAYYQQLARIEQVLGVPLEDPESMLSLYLALLAHDLFDDHPNR, from the coding sequence TTGTACCCGACGGTCGCGGACGTGCTGGCCCTGCCGGTGCTGCGGCACGGCCGCCCGAAGGTCGTGGCCGGCGGGCAGAAGCTGGACACCCGCGTGCGCTGGGTGCACGTCGCCGAGGTCGCCGACATCGGGCACCTGCTCAAGGGCGGCGAGCTGGTCCTCACCACCGGGATCGCGCTGCCGGACGACGCCGCGCAGCTGGCGAAGTACGTGGACGGGCTCGCCGAGGCCGGGGTCGCCGGGCTGGTGGTCGAGCTGGTCCGGCACTGGAGCGACGCGTTGCCGCGGGCGCTGGTCGACGCGGCCGCGCGGCACGAACTGCCGTTGATCACCCTGTCCCGCGAGACGCGGTACGTCGCGGTCACCGAGGCGGTGAACGGGCTGATCGTGGACGCCCAGGTCGCCGAGCTGCGCGCGGCCGAGCACGTGCACCAGGTGTTCACGCAGCTCACCGTCGCGGGCGCGGAGCCGGCCGAGGTGCTGCGCGAGGTCGCGCGCATGACCGAGTCGCCGGTCGTGCTGGAGACCCTGGCCCACGAGGTGCTCGCCTACGACTCCGCCGGCACCGATCCGGCCGAGCTGCTGACCGGCTGGCCGTCCCGTTCCCGCACCGTGCACCTGGGCGAGCGCACCGGCTACCACGCCGACGCGGGCTGGCTGGTCACCGTCGTCGGCGCGCGCGGGCACGACTGGGGACGGCTGGTGGTCGTGTGCGACGAGCCGCCGCCGGACCGGCACGTCGTGGTCGCCGAGCGGGCGGCGTCCGCGCTCGCGGTGCACCGGCTGGTCGCGCGCGAGGCGGACAGCCTGGAGCGGCAGGCGCACCGGGCGGTGCTCGCGGAGCTGATGACCTCGCCCGCCCCGTCCACCGAGCTGCTGGCCCGCGCGTCGGCGCTGGGTGCGGTGTTGTCCGGGCGTCTGGTGGGCGTCGCGGTCCGGCCGCGGATGACCGCGTCGCAACGGCAGGCGGCATCCGCGCCGACGGTGCTGCGGGACCTCGCCGAGACTGTCTCCCTGGCCACCCGCCGGGCGAAGGTGTCCGCACTCGTGGCGGTCGTCGACGATGTCAGCGTGCGCGCGTTGTTGTCGCTGTCGCCGCAGGCCAACGTCGACGCGGTGCTGCGGCGGCTGTCCGCCGAGCTGCGGGCGCGGCCGACGTCGGTGCCCGCGGTGCTGGCGGTCGGCACGGTCGTGGACAGCGCCGCCGACGCCCGCCGCAGCCTGGTCGAGGCCGCCCACGTCGCCGCGGCGGCGCTGCGCTCGGACACCGACCGCGAGGTGCACCGCCTGCAGGACGTCCGCCTGCGTGGGCTCCTGCACCTGCTCGCCGACGACGAGCGTGTCCGGGCCTTCGCCGAGCGCGAGCTGGGTCCGCTGCTGTCGCGGGACGCGGCATCGGGCACCCGGCTGGTCCAGGCGCTGCGGCACTACTGCGAGCACGGCGGCAACAAGTCCGCGGCGGCCGCGGCGGCGCACACCTCCCGCACCGCCTACTACCAGCAGCTCGCGCGCATCGAGCAAGTGCTCGGCGTGCCGCTGGAGGACCCTGAATCGATGCTGTCGCTCTACCTCGCGCTGCTGGCCCATGATCTTTTCGACGATCACCCGAACCGGTAA